atccgtgaagtcctacgattgcggacgagccttgggcctttgcggttgggcctcatagttggacattcctaaagctagcagaagatggatatcggatgggcttctattgggcttaggagtaagaagtctcaacgcattagacttcttgttctacgagaactacgtcaggcttgatccctatataaagggtacgtaggcacattgaaagggtaagaagttgagagccgataagagagccaccacttactttGATCAATCTCATCCTAAAACAaccataaatcaccacacaccgcttaagtttccggtAAAGAATcaccgtcacagatcttaattccggcgagaaacctcaatctttgttgttaccagattcctccgtcaacaaattggcgctagaaggaggggggcTAATTAAGGTCGcaatcttaggaggaaaagatgtcttacaatcgtgatggaagttcttatgatggaagtgacagcaGGTCTGAAGGAGGAGGCGGGGGGCGCTATACTCGCCACGAACCTTACGTTCCCAGAAATATGGCGGATCCACCGAGGGCTCCGGATGTGGGGGGGGGGACACCTCCcgttctcatcagcaacgctgatatattggagcaattgtatcgcatgggggatactcttaacagTTTTAACTCAAGACTGAACACGGTGGAGCGCCGAAAGACGAGGAGAGGTCGTCGTTTCCCCCGTCACGGTCATGCCTTGGGGAAAGCCCCTATAGTTGAGATAGATACCCAGGGGAGCGGGGATAACCCGCCAATCACTCCACGACGTTTGCAGTATTCTGGTGATGTAGAGCCTATTGTGGAGCTTGCGGATGATGACACTGAGGGCGGAGAAAGGCCTCGCCTGGGCAACCAGGTAGTACCACACCCACATAGGTCTGGGCAtacgatggacgagcgtcgtcGTGCGGAGGACACTCAAAACCAGGACGGAGGAGGAAGGGATCTTTCAGCCTTGAAAAAgaggcttggcataaggttggaggACGACGACTTGAGGATGTTGCTGGTAGAATGGCAAAAGGAAGGAAACGCCGGAGAAGCGAGGGCCCGTGATACGACGCGTGTGCCCCCCGCATTCCAAAGGGATGCCGGGGTGCGGCACCGcgagcacgagcgtgcccctccgcgaggaaggCCCGGGAATTACTACCGGGGATTTCAGAGGAATGGACGAGGGAGAATGGGACATCAATACGGAAGAGCCCCTTACAATGGTAGGAGAGGTGGAGCGCACTCCGCTGGAGAAGCCCCCGCTGTTATTCCTGTAGCTTCCCACAGCGCTACTGATAATGGGTCTGGGGCGCGTCCTCATGACCAGGACGGCGGGCGAATTCAAGGAAGAATGCAGAACAATGATAAAATTCCGCGACGCGGTCAAGGTGAACCTCGCGTACGGGAAAATGTACAGGACCAAAACGGTAACGTGCCACCGTTGCAGCCCCAGGGCGAGGGGCGGCGAGATCCTCCGCCACACCCGGGGGGGTAATCAAGGGGAATTTCAGCAGGTCGCAGAGCAACCCCAACAAcctaatgttcaaaccattcctggggtagggacgtttaatgtgaacgacctcaagcggttgctcaaccatcttgagggaggaagagtaacggcgactgcgcaagctccttctccttttgctgctgTTGTGAGGGAGGCGCAATTGCCCGCAGGATACCggaacacaaccaatgacttgcgtttccacgggaactctgatcctgtggagttcttggggcgttttaacattgaaatggatgtatatcaagtacctgatttggTTCGATGCCGTCTCTTGGCAGCCACCTTCAGAGAAGGCGCTCAGcagtggttccaaaaacttggtccaggtgtaattacatcctgggaacagatgaaaactttgttttTGACACAATTCCAAGCCGCGGTGAAGTACACACCACCTGTTACCACGCTGGCTAATGTGAAACAAAAGGAAGGAGAAAGTTTGACTTCGTATTTCAAGAGGTTTAACGCAGAATCTACTTTGGTGAGGGGTGCAACTGATGAAACGTTGAAAATATTGCTTATAGCTGGGTTGCGTGTGGGGACGGATTTCTGGAAACACCTACAAGGGAAGGACCCAGTGTCATTGGCTGATGTGCTCGCGCAGGCGGAGTCGTTCAAAGCAATCGAGCAGTCGCTtgcagaaacaaaaaagaatgaTAATACCTATAACTCCAAGGGGCGATCCAAGAGAAGGGACAGATCCGTGAGCCCGGACTATCGGCGAAACGCTAGAAGCCCTAACAGGGTAAATGCTGTGAGCTCGCGAAGAGAATGGAGCCCACCAACGAACTACGAAAGAAGAGTCAGCAATTATACACCGCTGGCGgcgtccattgatcatatcttcgaggtaaataaggataggggaatcttcaagaagcccgaccgtctaacttcatggcaAAGCAGAGATAAAAAGAAGTACTGTGACTACCATGAGTCTACTGGCCATGACACCCATGAGTGTCGTCACTTGCGGGATGagattgaggaattgatcaaggctggacacctgggagaatggattgacaaggtgaaGCGACGCAGGGGACTTGATGACAAGGGTAAAGATGAAAGACAGCCCCCGCGGGCGGAGGATGTTGAGAAAACAGCAGAGGTCAAGTTTCAGAGGGCCGGCAGTATTagggcaatttttggaggacaccctttCGTTGGTGATAGTAATCGAGCACTGGAAAGAAACGCGAGAGAAGCGAGACATCCACCGCTCACCAACATCCACAGCTTGGAAGACAGACCCCCGAAAGTCTTTAAGGGGGAGTCCGCTGATATTACATTCAAGGAAAAAGAATCTAGGTGGGTGCATCATCCTCACAACGATGCGCTGGTGATTACCATGCTTATTGGGGCAATGAACGTACATCGAGTTTTCTTGGATAATGGGAGTTCTACAAACATCTTGTACTACAGCACCTACAAAAAGCTGGGTTTCCCAGATAGCGACATGTATTTCGAAGATGCACACGTCTATGGCTTTACTGGGGAAGCTGTGAGAGTTATGGGTTCGGTCAGGCTTCCCGTCACGCTCGGGGAAGGAGCTTTGTCGGTTACTCAAATAATAGATTTCAAGGTGCTAGATCAGGATTCCGCGCACAATGTGCTGGTCGGCAGACCTTGGTTGCGAGCGTTCAGGGTGATAACATCGATACACCACTTGATGATAAAATTCCCAATGCCAAACGGAGTTGGCAGTCTGAGAGGGTCACAGTATGAGTCGCGcgactgctatcacaaggctgtCAAGGAATTTCGCAGAAGAAGGTATGAAGGGAAAGGTCTCCCATACGAAGATATAGAAGATATTCATACAAAACCAAGTGGAGAGGTCCATGCCCACTATTTTGTTGAAAACCCCGGGAAGGAAGAAACCAATACCTCTGGAAACTCTTTTGTGACGCAGGCACGTGTTTCGAAAATCCGTAGTGTAGAAGAAGTGGTGGCGAGTCATACAGAGGGAATCATACAGAAAGAGGTCAACGGGGAAAagttggaaggaagaagtgagattttgcaaGGTCTCGGCAATAACGTCAaggttgatgctcctcaaaaGAAGGATGCGCCCTTGAATGAagttgaggttgatgctcctctaAACGAGGACGCGCCCTCAGATGAAAAAGTGGAAGTTGAAgacccccgagactttgatttcgatttggatcc
This genomic interval from Apium graveolens cultivar Ventura chromosome 8, ASM990537v1, whole genome shotgun sequence contains the following:
- the LOC141679418 gene encoding uncharacterized protein LOC141679418 gives rise to the protein MKTLFLTQFQAAVKYTPPVTTLANVKQKEGESLTSYFKRFNAESTLVRGATDETLKILLIAGLRVGTDFWKHLQGKDPVSLADVLAQAESFKAIEQSLAETKKNDNTYNSKGRSKRRDRSVSPDYRRNARSPNRVNAVSSRREWSPPTNYERRVSNYTPLAASIDHIFEVKRRRGLDDKGKDERQPPRAEDVEKTAEVKFQRAGSIRAIFGGHPFVGDSNRALERNAREARHPPLTNIHSLEDRPPKVFKGESADITFKEKESRWVHHPHNDALVITMLIGAMNVHRVFLDNGSSTNILYYSTYKKLGFPDSDMYFEDAHVYGFTGEAVRVMGSVRLPVTLGEGALSVTQIIDFKVLDQDSAHNVLVGRPWLRAFRVITSIHHLMIKFPMPNGVGSLRGSQYESRDCYHKAVKEFRRRRYEGKGLPYEDIEDIHTKPSGEVHAHYFVENPGKEETNTSGNSFVTQARVSKIRSVEEVVASHTEGIIQKEVNGEKLEGRSEILQGLGNNVKVDAPQKKDAPLNEVEVDAPLNEDAPSDEKVEVLKVGSQLDDEMRGGLTRFLIANLDVFAWSHLDMIGIDPEVMCHRLNILPNCKGIRQKRRPRLVNMMFKDQIGRTMEVYVDDMLVKSEVTTDHIKHLMEMFNILRRFRMKLNPQKCVFGVESGKFLGFIVNHRGIEANPAKIKALLDMKSPTNVKQVQSLTGRIAALNRFVSKSSDRCKEFFKAIKLAGKDFVWTAVLVREEDGQQSPVYYVSKRLHDAETRYTNMEKLVYALILASRKLRPYFQAHRVEVRTAYPLRQFYATNNDAEYEALINGLKIALEMGVRNLIAKSDSELVVNQVNGGFQARGPRTELYLRCAQRVIGMFKEVRLECVPREKNSNADALAKMGSQQEAVLLGSIPLEIQEGTLPEDKFMARRLRYQAARYVIYDEVLYKRGFNKPLLRDCYGKEDAEVNQRLHLDLLEETRENSQLRLAAYQQRAARYGREASSASLECGTSPKVLPVRRGFGPLHMSFIILVYA